Proteins from a genomic interval of Lycium ferocissimum isolate CSIRO_LF1 chromosome 2, AGI_CSIRO_Lferr_CH_V1, whole genome shotgun sequence:
- the LOC132047978 gene encoding homeobox-leucine zipper protein ATHB-40-like: MTGSTTHQVDDQMVLISQFYPDIYAQLTREQGAVKPQRKRKKNKDEAKVLRKRKLSEEQVNLLERSFGDDHKLETERKDKLASQLGLDPQQVAVWFQNRRTRWKNEKLEVEYSKLKSEHETTIVEKYRLETEILKMKEQLCEAEKQIQGLLLERNCDAQLSSNSPISTSSFSMDQPHFLGEFGMEEMLMDNGFFDQSTYIALWDN; encoded by the exons aTGACAGGCAGTACAACTCACCAGGTTGATGATCAAATGGTTCTGATCTCTCAGTTCTATCCTGATATTTACGCCCAACTGACGCGCGAACAAG GAGCGGTGAAACCACAACGTAAAAGGAAGAAGAACAAAGATGAAGCAAAAGTACTTAGGAAGAGGAAGCTTAGTGAAGAACAAGTCAATCTTCTTGAACGGAGCTTTGGGGACGACCACAAACTGGAGACTGAAAGAAAAGACAAGCTTGCTTCTCAGCTTGGCCTTGATCCTCAACAAGTCGCGGTTTGGTTCCAAAATAGGAGGACTCGATGGAAGAATGAAAAACTCGAGGTTGAatactccaaactcaagtctgAGCACGAGACTACGATCGTTGAGAAATATCGTCTTGAAACTGAG ATCTTGAAGATGAAAGAGCAATTGTGCGAAGCAGAAAAGCAAATACAAGGGCTATTATTGGAGCGTAATTGTGATGCGCAACTTTCAAGCAATAGCCCAATTAGTACTTCATCATTCTCTATGGATCAGCCACATTTTCTTGGGGAGTTTGGGATGGAGGAAATGTTAATGGACAATGGGTTCTTTGATCAAAGCACTTATATAGCTCTCTGGGATAATTAG